In one Misgurnus anguillicaudatus chromosome 1, ASM2758022v2, whole genome shotgun sequence genomic region, the following are encoded:
- the ccdc167 gene encoding coiled-coil domain-containing protein 167 encodes MSKSRTAKKEKISVASEIDSIEERKLRCKNSLERAEFRQRKEKLSNDDRQAVEDEMIILNERIQKYEKELQVLRGENRKNMMLSVALLAISALFYYAFIN; translated from the exons ATGAGCAAATCAAGGACTGCCAAGAAAGAGAAAATAAGCGTGGCAAGTGAG ATTGACAGCATTGAGGAACGCAAATTGCGATGTAAAAACAGCCTGGAGAGGGCTGAGTTCAGACAGAGAAAAGAGAAACTCTCAAATGATGACAG GCAGGCAGTGGAAGATGAAATGATAATATTGAATGAAAGAATACAGAAATATG AAAAGGAGTTGCAGGTGCTCAGAGGGGAAAACAGGAAGAACATGATGCTCTCTGTCGCTCTGCTGGCCATCAGCGCTCTTTTCTATTAtgcatttataaattaa
- the LOC129431834 gene encoding uncharacterized protein, protein MEPEVRSLEASEIVLVSDDQSENHSSNSDIVHLEADLHGRMESDEEEETDLQSSMLSMLGSDKELAEMAAEFGASLDVRPPAEPDLKPPESGELLMCVEDPFVEDIESEDDSHTPLVSESLDFTIASVPISEIISQVLEHLPSPQELHQTPLSTHTASGEAHIFKSEPINAPSMSQDRTASPSELVPHVEMEPATSGTPVSSPFEFPVLLVGGAALVAIMGVLTYTLRR, encoded by the coding sequence ATAGTCCTGGTTTCAGATGATCAAAGTGAGAACCACTCCTCCAATTCTGACATCGTCCATCTAGAGGCAGATCTCCATGGTAGGATGGAATCAGATGAAGAGGAGGAGACGGATCTCCAGAGCAGTATGCTGAGCATGCTTGGCAGCGATAAGGAGCTGGCCGAGATGGCTGCGGAGTTTGGAGCTTCTCTTGATGTCAGGCCTCCCGCAGAACCTGATTTAAAGCCTCCAGAGTCTGGGGAGCTTCTGATGTGTGTAGAAGACCCATTTGTGGAGGACATTGAGTCAGAGGACGATTCTCATACCCCTCTTGTGTCTGAATCTTTAGATTTTACCATCGCTTCTGTCCCAATATCTGAAATCATCTCACAGGTTTTAGAACATCTCCCATCTCCACAGGAACTTCATCAGACTCCTTTATCTACACACACAGCCTCAGGGGAGGCTCACATTTTTAAATCAGAGCCTATTAATGCACCTAGCATGTCTCAAGACCGCACAGCGTCACCTTCAGAGTTGGTCCCTCATGTAGAAATGGAGCCAGCGACATCAGGAACCCCTGTCAGTTCTCCCTTTGAATTCCCTGTGTTGCTAGTTGGTGGTGCTGCCCTGGTGGCAATAATGGGAGTACTTACATATACATTGAGAAGATAG